TTCGCCTTGTTTGAGGCGGACGAGGACGTCAGGTTCGCCGCCCCATGCGACGACGGTGGCGGCTCCGCTGAGTGCGGCGCGTTTGGCGGCGGTCACTTTGGTGTACATGCCGCCGGTGCCGACGCTGCTACCCGCGCCGCCCGCCATGCTTTCGAGGTCGGGATGGTCGGCTGCGATGGTCGGAATCAGTTTGGCTTGCGGATTTTTGCGCGGGTCGCTGTCGTACAGGCCTTTTTGGTCGGTCAGGAGGACGAGTGCGTCGGCTTCGATGAGGTTGGTCACGAGTGCGCCGAGGGTGTCGTTGTCGCCGAGCTTGATTTCGTCGGTGGTCACGGTGTCGTTTTCGTTGATGACGGGGACGATGCCTTTGGACAACAGGGTTTGCAGGGTGCTGCGGGCGTTGAGGTAGCGGGTGCGGTTGCTCAGGTCGTCGTGGGTGAGCAGGATTTGGGCGGTGCGGATGCCGTACGGTGCGAACGCGGTTTCGTAGGCTTGGGCAATGCCGGTTTGCCCGACGGCGGCGGCGGCTTGCAGCTCGTTGATGGCGGTGGGGCGTTTGCTCCAGCCCAGCCGTTTGATGCCTTCGGCGATGGCGCCGCTGGAAACGAGGACGGTTTGCACGCCTTGTTTGCCCAGTTCGGCGATTTGTGCCGCCCAGCGGTCGAGTGCGGCTTGGTCTATGCCTTTGCCGCCCGCGGTAACGAGGCTGGAGCCGACTTTGACGACAAGGGTGCGGGTATTGGAGAGGTTTTGCAGGGACATGGTTTTTCTCGCGGAGGATATAGGGCGGCTTCGGACGGGTTGTTAAACGTAAAAAGGTCGTCTGAAAGCGCGAAAACTGATTTTCAGACGACCCCTATGGGGCTGTCAATACGCGGTATCGTGAAATTGCTAAAAGACAGACGGGATTCGGTGAGCAGAATGACAATGCTGGCACGATACAAAAAGGTCGTCTGAAAACCAAGATACAGGTTTTCAGACGACCTTTGCTATGGCGGAACGGCTTTACGCTTCGACCGGTTTGCCGCGCAGGGAGAAGGTGTAGGCTTCGGTGATTTCCAAATCGATCATTTGGTTGATCATATCGGGCGTGCCGGTGAAGTTGACCACGCGGTTGTTGGCGGTACGGGCTTGGAGCTGGTCGGGGTCTTTTTTGGAGATGCCTTCGACCAGACAGCGTTGTACGGTACCTATCATGGTTTGGTTGATGCGGGCGGTTTCGGCTTCGATGACTTCGTTCAGGGCTTCGAGGCGGCGCACTTTTTCGGCGTGCGGGGTGTCGTCCGGCAGGTTGGCGGCGGGTGTGCCGGGGCGCGGGCTGTAAATGAAGACGAAGCTCAAATCGAAGGCGATGTCTTTCACCAGCTTCAGGGTTTGCTCGAACTCGCGCTCGGTTTCGCCGGGGAAGCCGACGATGAAGTCGCTGCTCAGGCACAAGTCGGGGCGGATGGCGCGCAGTTTGCGGATGATGGATTTGTATTCCAAGGCGGTGTAGCCGCGCTTCATCGCGCTCAATACGCGGTCGGAACCGCTTTGAATCGGCAGGTGCAGGTGCGACACCAGCTTGGGCAGGTCGCGGTAGCACTCGATAATCGAGTCGGTAAACTCGCGCGGGTGGCTGGTGGTGAAGCGCATACGCTCGATGCCGGGGATTTCGTGGACGATGCGCAGCAGGGTGGCGAAGTCGCAGATTTCGCCGTCTTCCATTTCGCCGCGATAGGCGTTGACGTTTTGTCCCAAGAGGTTGATTTCTTTCACGCCTTGCTGGGCAAGGTTAGCGATTTCGGTCAAAACGTCGTTCAACGGGCGGGAGAACTCTTCGCCGCGGGTGTAGGGGACGACGCAGAACGAGCAGTATTTGGAACAGCCTTCCATGATGGACACGAATGCTGCGCCGCCTTCGACGCGGGCGGGCGGCAGGTGGTCGAATTTTTCGATTTCGGGGAAGGAAATATCGACTTGCGACAGGCCGCTGGTTTCTTTATCCACAATCATTTTGGGCAGTCGGTGCAGCGTTTGCGGGCCGAAGACGACGTCCACATAAGGCGCGCGTTTGATGATGTTTTCGCCTTCTTGGGAGGCGACGCAGCCGGCCACGCCGATGATGAGGTCGGGATTTTTTTCTTTGAGCGGGCGTACGCGGCCTAAGTCGGAGAACACTTTTTCCTGCGCTTTTTCGCGCACGGAGCAGGTGTTGAAGAGGATGATGTCGGCTTCGTCGGCTTCGGTCACTTGTTCGATGCCGCCGTTTTCTTCGGCGAGTACGGCGAGCATTTTTTCGCTGTCGTATTCGTTCATTTGGCAGCCGAAGGTGCGGATAAATACTTTTTTCATGGTTTGTGTCTTTCTCAGGTAGCCCGTAATTGCGGGGCTGATTGTTATGGAAATCTCGGTTTCAGACGACCTTGTGGAAGGCTTGGCGGGTCGTCTGAAACACTGATTCGTCAGGGCGCAAAAATGCGCGGTTGCGCTGCTGCGGCTGCAACAGCCAACCACGCGGTGTGTGTTTGGGTCGTCTGAAACGGGCAGGCGGCGGCTTATTGCGCGTCTTGCTTAATCTCGTCGCGGACTTCTTTTTGCGCGGTAAAACGGGAGGCTTCGTCGTCGGTCAAAACCCATACTTCGCGCACGAGAGCGTTGGTGTCGTTGTGTTTGAAGGCGATGGTTTTGCCGGTTTTCCCCGCCAGCCGCCCCATCGGGATGAAGCGGTCGTTTTCGTCGTGGATTTTGGTGAAACGGGTAATCTGCAGCTTGGCGGAATTGCCGTCGGCAAGGCCCAGCGTCAAGAGGCGCGTCCATGAGAAGCCGCCACGGCTCACTTTCAGATAAGGCAGTTCGACCTGTTTCAAAACCGCCGCGTCCATATCGCTCGGCAGCTTGCGCTGGGCGGCGTAGGAGACGGTGGAAACCAAAAGGGTAAGCATTAAAATGAATCCGCGTAACATGATGTTTTCTTTATGGTATAAATGGGTGCGGATTATAGCACAAACGCTTCAAATATGAACAGAGTGATTGTTTTTACAGAACAATTTTCATTTTCAGATATGGCGTTGCGCCGTGGCCGTTTGGGCTTTCGGGGTCGTCTGAAACGGCTGGCGCGGGCAATCTGATGATAAAATACCGCTTATTTTTCAGACGACCTCAGAAAGAACCCGCTATGAACCGTAACGAAATCCTGTTTGACCGCGCCAAAGCCATCATCCCCGGCGGCGTGAATTCCCCCGTCCGCGCATTCGGCAGCGTCGGCGGCGTGCCGCGCTTCATCAAAAAAGCCGAAGGCGCGTATGTTTGGGACGAAAACGGCACGCGCTACACCGATTACGTCGGTTCGTGGGGGCCTGCGATTGTCGGACACGCGCACCCCGAAGTCATCGAAGCCGTGCGCGAAGCCGCGTTGGGCGGTTTGTCGTTCGGTGCGCCCACTGAAGGCGAAATCGTCATCGCCGAAGAAATCGCCAAAATCATGCCGTCCGTCGAAAGGCTGCGCCTCGTCAGCTCCGGCACCGAAGCGACCATGACCGCCATCCGCCTCGCACGTGGCTTCACCGGACGCGACAAAATCATCAAGTTCGAAGGCTGCTACCACGGCCATTCCGACAGCCTGCTCGTCAAAGCCGGCAGCGGCCTGCTCACCTTCGGCAACCCGTCTTCCGCAGGCGTTCCCGCCGACTTTACCAAACACACCTTAGTCCTCGAATACAACAACACCGCCCAACTCGAAGAAGCGTTCGCCCGCAACGGCGACGAAATCGCCTGCGTCATCCTCGAACCCTTCGTCGGCAATATGAACCTGGTCCGCCCGACCGAAGCCTTCGTCAAAGCCCTGCGCGAATTGACCGAAAAACACGGCGCCGTGTTGATTTACGACGAAGTGATGACCGGCTTCCGCGTCGCGCTCGGCGGCGCGCAGTCGCTGCACGGCATCACGCCCGACCTGACCACGATGGGCAAAGTCATTGGCGGCGGTATGCCGCTTGCCGCGTTCGGCGGACGCAAAGACATCATGGAATGTATTTCCCCACTGGGCGGCGTGTATCAGGCAGGCACTTTGTCGGGCAACCCGATTGCCGTCGCCGCCGGTTTGAAAACGCTTGAAATCATCCAGCGCGAAGGCTTCTACGAAAACCTGACCGCCTTGACCCGCCGCCTCGCCGACGGGCTTGCCGCCGCCGCCAAAGCGCACGGCATCGAGTTTACCGCCGACAGCGTGGGCGGTATGTTCGGCCTGTATTTCGCCGCCCATGCCCCGCAAAACTACGGCGACATGGCGCGTTCCAATATCGATGCCTTCAAACGCTTCTTCCACGGCATGCTCGACCGCAACACCGCCTTCGGCCCGTCCGCCTATGAAGCAGGCTTCGTCTCCGCCGCGCACACGCCCGAGCTGATTGACGAAACCATCGCCACCGCGCATCAAGTGTTCGCGGAAATGGCGAAATATAGTGGATTAAAATAAAAATGAGACAAGGCGGCAACGCCCGCCGTGTACGGTTAGTACATAAGGACGTTGGCAACGCCGTATCATTGCAATTTTAATCCACTATAAGGCGGAATGGCTTGCCGTCAGGGCAGTGCGGGCAACGCTGCCTGATTCATATTTAATCCGTCCACAAGACAAAAAGGTCGTCTGAAAACCTAAATTCGGGTTTTCAGACGACCTTTCGTTTGGGGGAAGGCAGGTTTGCCCTTAAGCCTCTTTGCACGTCAGATGGCGCACGGACGCGGCGATTTCGTCCGCCATCCGACGGCTGGCGCCTTGATGGCCGGCGACAAAGCGTGCCGCCTGTTGGGCGAAATGGCTGCGCTCGCTCGGATTTTCCAAACAGGCTGAGACGAAGGTGCGCCATTCGTCCGCATTCTGCACCTGCACCGCCGCTTGGGCTTCCAGCGCGCTGCGGCAGGCAGCGGCAAAGTTGTAGGTGGAAAAGCCGAACACGGTCGGAATGCCGCAGGCTATCGGCTCGATGATGTTTTGACAGCCGCTGTCCACGAGGCTGCCGCCGACAAAGGCGACATCCGAACTGAGGTAGTAGGCAAAGAGTTCGCCCATGCTGTCGCCCACCCAGACTTGGGTTTGTCGGGAAACCGGCAGGTTGTCGCTGCGTTTTTGAACGGTATAACCCAATGCCTGCGCCGTTTCAAAGGTCGTCTGAAAACGCTCCGGATGGCGCGGAACGACGACCAGCAAGGCATCGCCGGCATATTTTTTCCACGCTTCGAGCAAGAGCGCCGCTTCGTCTTGGTCTTTGTAAAAACGGGTGCTGGCGCAGACGGCGACGGGGCGCGTGCCTATGCGTTCGCGGAAGGCTGCCGCCAGCGCGCGCATCCGTTCGGGCGGGGAAATATCGTATTTGGTGTTGCCACAGACATGGACGTTGGACGCGCCGATCAAGTGCAGCCGCTCCGCGTCTTCGGCGGTTTGCGCGAAACAGCCGCTTAAGGTTTGCAGCGCAGGCTCGAACAGGTTGCGGATTTTCAAATAGCCGCGCTGCGATTTTTCAGACAGGCGGGCGTTGGCGAGAAACAAAGGGACGTGCGCGTCGGCGCAGGCGTGCATGAGGTTGGGCCAGATTTCCGTTTCCATCAGTACGCCGAACAGGGGGCGGTGTTCCTTCAGGAATTGGGCGACCCATTCGGGTTTGTCGTAAGGCAGGTAACGGCATTGCGCGTCGGGGAACAGTTCTTTCGCGGCGGCGCGTCCAGTCGGCGTCATTTGGGTCATGAGCAGCGGCGCGTCGGGGAAATGGCGGCGCAGCGCCTCCACCAAGGGCTGCGCGGCACGGGTTTCGCCGACTGATACGGCATGCACCCAAATCGGATGCTGAACAGGCCGGTCAAACGGTTCGCCGAAACGCTCGCCCCAATGGTAGAGATAGGCAGGCGATTTGACGGCGCGCTTTTTGAGATAGTGGCGGATAAGCGGCGGCGCGATGCGCCATAATTGCGTGTAAAACCAACGATTCATGTATTCCACTCGAAAACGGTACGGACGGGGTGGCGGACGGTGCGCGGCGGGGCGGAATGTAGGCGGTTGACGGTTTCAAACAGCCTGTCGCCGAACCTCCGGTTTCCCGAGCCTATTCTAGCCGATTTTGCCGCTTCGCCCACGCCTCTTTTGAACTGACTTGATGTAACGGCGGAAAAAGGTCGTCTGAAAACCCGAAATCCGATTTTCAGACGACCTGTCTTGGTTGCGTCGCAGCAGTTTACGCCGCTTTCTTTTCGCGTATCGGCAGGTTCAGCAAAGCCGCCGTCCCCGCCAACACCGCGTCGGCATACCACATCCAGCCGTAATCGTTGAACCGGTAAATCACGATGCCGCCGATATACGAGCCTAAAAAGCCGCCGATTTGGTGGCTCAACATCGTCAGTCCGAACAGCGTCGCCAGATAGCGCGTGCCGAACAGTTTGCCCGTAATCGCGGCAGTTGGGGCGACGGTGGCGAGCCAAGTGAAGCCCAGCGCGGCGGCGAAAATGTAGAAATTGACGTCGGTTCTCGGTGCGGCAAGGTATATCAGCACCATCGCCACGCGCGAGGCGTAGAGTCCGAACAAAACGTATTTGCCCAAAAACCGCCCCGTACACCAGCCCGAAAAAATGCAGCCCGCGATGTTCGCCAAACCGATAATCGCAATCGAAGTCGAAGCGACCGAAGCGGGCAGGCCGCAGAGCGCGATTTCGTTGGGCAGGTGGGTCACCAAAAACGCAATGTGGAAACCGCAGGTAAAAAAGCCTAAGTGCAGCAGGATGTAGCTGCGGTCTTTAAACGCCGCTTTGACTGCCTGCCCCAGCGATTGCCCGTTTTCAGACGACGTGTGGTGCGTGGAGACAGCGTTTTTGCCGCCCGCCAGCCACCACGAAATCGGCAGGATCAAAAGCGCAATCCCGCCCCAAACATAAAACGTCCCCGTCCAGCCGACGGCGGGCAACACCAGCAAACCCTGCACCAGCGGCGCAAACAGAAACTGCCCCGCCGAACCGCCCGCGTTGACCAGCCCCGAAGCCAAACCGCGTTTGTGCGGCGGCACTTTCGCCGCGACCTGTCCCATGATGATGGAGAAACCGCCCGCGCCCGTTCCGAATGCAAAAAGCAGCCCGATTGCCAGCATCAGCCCCCAATAAGTCGGCATCTGCGGCACCATCAGGCAGGCACAAACCAACAGCAACGCGCCGCCGCCCAAAACCTTAAACGCGCCGAAGCGGTCGGCAAGCGCGCCGGAAAGCGGCTGGGACACGCCCCACATCAACTGGAAAACGGCAATAATCAGGCTGAACTCTTGGATACTCAGCTCGGTAGAGTCGACAACGGGGCGGACAAACAGTCCCAAAGTCATGCGCATGCCGATGGTAATCAGCAGGATGGCGGCGGCAGCGGCGGTCACCAGCCAAAGGTTGGGGGATTTTTGCTGTGTGTGGGTCATGGTTATTGTTTGTTTCTATTGGAAAATGCCGTTCAATCAAACGGCAGAATGACGGATTTTAACAAACGGGCTGACGCAGGCTAAATAACTCCTGATACTTTGGATATAG
The DNA window shown above is from Neisseria sicca and carries:
- the proB gene encoding glutamate 5-kinase; its protein translation is MSLQNLSNTRTLVVKVGSSLVTAGGKGIDQAALDRWAAQIAELGKQGVQTVLVSSGAIAEGIKRLGWSKRPTAINELQAAAAVGQTGIAQAYETAFAPYGIRTAQILLTHDDLSNRTRYLNARSTLQTLLSKGIVPVINENDTVTTDEIKLGDNDTLGALVTNLIEADALVLLTDQKGLYDSDPRKNPQAKLIPTIAADHPDLESMAGGAGSSVGTGGMYTKVTAAKRAALSGAATVVAWGGEPDVLVRLKQGESIGTLFTSAHSRVAARKQWLLGHVQTAGSLTVDSGAAKALTEQHASLLPVGCIRADGHFHRGELVAILDTDGKEIARGLTNYSSGETAKILQTPSERIAEKLGYAHEDELIHRDNMASHW
- the miaB gene encoding tRNA (N6-isopentenyl adenosine(37)-C2)-methylthiotransferase MiaB, translating into MKKVFIRTFGCQMNEYDSEKMLAVLAEENGGIEQVTEADEADIILFNTCSVREKAQEKVFSDLGRVRPLKEKNPDLIIGVAGCVASQEGENIIKRAPYVDVVFGPQTLHRLPKMIVDKETSGLSQVDISFPEIEKFDHLPPARVEGGAAFVSIMEGCSKYCSFCVVPYTRGEEFSRPLNDVLTEIANLAQQGVKEINLLGQNVNAYRGEMEDGEICDFATLLRIVHEIPGIERMRFTTSHPREFTDSIIECYRDLPKLVSHLHLPIQSGSDRVLSAMKRGYTALEYKSIIRKLRAIRPDLCLSSDFIVGFPGETEREFEQTLKLVKDIAFDLSFVFIYSPRPGTPAANLPDDTPHAEKVRRLEALNEVIEAETARINQTMIGTVQRCLVEGISKKDPDQLQARTANNRVVNFTGTPDMINQMIDLEITEAYTFSLRGKPVEA
- the hemL gene encoding glutamate-1-semialdehyde 2,1-aminomutase; translation: MNRNEILFDRAKAIIPGGVNSPVRAFGSVGGVPRFIKKAEGAYVWDENGTRYTDYVGSWGPAIVGHAHPEVIEAVREAALGGLSFGAPTEGEIVIAEEIAKIMPSVERLRLVSSGTEATMTAIRLARGFTGRDKIIKFEGCYHGHSDSLLVKAGSGLLTFGNPSSAGVPADFTKHTLVLEYNNTAQLEEAFARNGDEIACVILEPFVGNMNLVRPTEAFVKALRELTEKHGAVLIYDEVMTGFRVALGGAQSLHGITPDLTTMGKVIGGGMPLAAFGGRKDIMECISPLGGVYQAGTLSGNPIAVAAGLKTLEIIQREGFYENLTALTRRLADGLAAAAKAHGIEFTADSVGGMFGLYFAAHAPQNYGDMARSNIDAFKRFFHGMLDRNTAFGPSAYEAGFVSAAHTPELIDETIATAHQVFAEMAKYSGLK
- the waaA gene encoding lipid IV(A) 3-deoxy-D-manno-octulosonic acid transferase: MNRWFYTQLWRIAPPLIRHYLKKRAVKSPAYLYHWGERFGEPFDRPVQHPIWVHAVSVGETRAAQPLVEALRRHFPDAPLLMTQMTPTGRAAAKELFPDAQCRYLPYDKPEWVAQFLKEHRPLFGVLMETEIWPNLMHACADAHVPLFLANARLSEKSQRGYLKIRNLFEPALQTLSGCFAQTAEDAERLHLIGASNVHVCGNTKYDISPPERMRALAAAFRERIGTRPVAVCASTRFYKDQDEAALLLEAWKKYAGDALLVVVPRHPERFQTTFETAQALGYTVQKRSDNLPVSRQTQVWVGDSMGELFAYYLSSDVAFVGGSLVDSGCQNIIEPIACGIPTVFGFSTYNFAAACRSALEAQAAVQVQNADEWRTFVSACLENPSERSHFAQQAARFVAGHQGASRRMADEIAASVRHLTCKEA
- a CDS encoding MFS transporter; protein product: MTHTQQKSPNLWLVTAAAAAILLITIGMRMTLGLFVRPVVDSTELSIQEFSLIIAVFQLMWGVSQPLSGALADRFGAFKVLGGGALLLVCACLMVPQMPTYWGLMLAIGLLFAFGTGAGGFSIIMGQVAAKVPPHKRGLASGLVNAGGSAGQFLFAPLVQGLLVLPAVGWTGTFYVWGGIALLILPISWWLAGGKNAVSTHHTSSENGQSLGQAVKAAFKDRSYILLHLGFFTCGFHIAFLVTHLPNEIALCGLPASVASTSIAIIGLANIAGCIFSGWCTGRFLGKYVLFGLYASRVAMVLIYLAAPRTDVNFYIFAAALGFTWLATVAPTAAITGKLFGTRYLATLFGLTMLSHQIGGFLGSYIGGIVIYRFNDYGWMWYADAVLAGTAALLNLPIREKKAA